A section of the Lagopus muta isolate bLagMut1 chromosome 17, bLagMut1 primary, whole genome shotgun sequence genome encodes:
- the CRKL gene encoding crk-like protein, with protein sequence MSSAARFDSSDRSSWYVGPVSRAEAQTRLQGQRHGMFLVRDSSTCPGDYVLSVSENSRVSHYIINSLPNRRFKIGDQEFEHLPALLEFYKIHYLDTTTLIEPAPRYPSPPMGSGSAPAMSAAEENVEYVRTLYDFPGNDAEDLPFKKGEILVIVEKPEEQWWSARNKDGRIGMIPVPYVEKLVRSSIGKHGNRNSNSYGIPEPAHAYAQPQTTSPLPTVSSTPGAVINPLPSTQNGPVYAKAIQKRVPCAYDKTALALEVGDIVKVTRMNINGQWEGEVNGRKGLFPFTHVKIFDPQNPDENE encoded by the exons ATGTCCTCCGCCGCCCGGTTCGATTCGTCGGACCGCTCCAGCTGGTACGTGGGTCCAGTGTCGCGGGCGGAGGCGCAGACTCGGCTGCAGGGGCAGCGGCATGGCATGTTCCTGGTGCGGGATTCGTCCACCTGCCCGGGGGATTACGTGCTGTCGGTATCCGAGAACTCCCGGGTGTCCCACTACATCATTAACTCGTTGCCTAACCGCCGCTTTAAGATCGGCGATCAGGAGTTCGAGCACCTGCCCGCCCTGCTGGAGTTCTACAAGATCCACTACTTGGATACCACCACCCTCATCGAGCCCGCGCCCAG GTATCCAAGTCCACCAATGGGATCTGGATCTGCCCCTGCTATGTCTGCTGCCGAAGAAAACGTGGAATACGTTCGGACTCTCTATGACTTTCCTGGCAACGATGCTGAGGATCTGCCGTTTAAAAAGGGCGAAATACTGGTAATTGTAGAGAAGCCAGAAGAACAGTGGTGGAGTGCCAGAAACAAGGATGGTCGGATTGGGATGATTCCTGTTCCTTATGTAGAAAAGCTAGTTAGATCTTCTATCGGGAAGCACGGCAACAGAAATTCCAACAGTTACGGTATTCCAGAACCTGCTCATGCTTATGCTCAGCCTCAGACCACAAGTCCCCTTCCCACAGTATCCAGTACACCTGGAGCAGTCATCAACCCTCTGCCATCCACGCAGAATGGACCAGTCTATGCCAAAGCTATCCAAAAGAGAGTACCCTGCGCTTATGACAAGACTGCACTGGCATTAGAG GTTGGAGATATTGTGAAGGTTACAAGGATGAACATAAACGGTCAGTGGGAAGGAGAGGTCAACGGGCGAAAAGGGCTCTTCCCATTCACACATGTCAAAATATTTGACCCTCAAAACCCAGATGAGAACGAATGA